The Xanthomonas sontii genome contains a region encoding:
- a CDS encoding glycosyltransferase 87 family protein: MSTTAAAALRRPTRRQRLLAALDRRFAFHSRGNVIAASVAVALLGGLLSVWLGQDANWDLRNYHLYNGYAALHGRLGIDLAPAQMQSYFNPLLDVLHYALFVGLPAPLAGFAMGVLHALAFLLLAGIVWQVLDPRLDRARLVPWLALAGLCSAAFLSEFAGTMGDNTSALPVLGALFAALHAQRRQQAAGQGVALGWWALTGALLGLAMACKLTNALFALALGVAALVAGGRPRQRIGGAAVLTTVTVLSFALLAGPWLMRVWQTFGNPLFPQFNSHFLAPLAQPVAVSDTRWLPKTLWEWLTWPLQFSLAPNRVSEVRLRQLVWPLLYLLGLVAFLRWALRRPRASAPAEVVAPAWRAVLVFVVVAFLAWQAAFSIQRYLVVPELLAPLLLWVGLRRLLPARIAAPAARWTLIACAAFALYGWGEWGHERWAREAFRVQAPPMPQPERSLVLLVGDAPESWRIPFLPGQAAYASVASNFPETPAYATRVREMLAARGQGYAMLPAEVDRNVERLQRLNAVAARLGLDRGPDCALMRRLAHRPVRAGVEVDAGRCRWVLLPERAVDVAAADRQTQALAAQQLARYGLALQPGSCRIYQSWVGQARFPYQWCRLQ, from the coding sequence ATGAGCACCACTGCTGCTGCGGCGCTGCGGCGCCCGACGCGCCGCCAGCGCCTGCTGGCCGCACTGGATCGCCGCTTCGCCTTCCACAGCCGCGGCAATGTGATCGCGGCGAGTGTGGCGGTCGCGCTCCTGGGTGGGCTGCTGTCGGTGTGGCTGGGTCAGGACGCCAACTGGGACCTGCGCAACTACCACCTGTACAACGGCTACGCCGCATTGCACGGCCGCCTCGGCATCGACCTGGCGCCGGCGCAGATGCAGAGCTACTTCAATCCGCTGCTGGACGTGTTGCATTACGCGCTGTTCGTTGGCTTGCCTGCGCCGCTGGCCGGATTCGCGATGGGCGTGCTGCATGCACTGGCGTTCCTGCTGCTGGCCGGCATCGTCTGGCAGGTGCTGGACCCGCGGCTGGACCGTGCGCGGCTGGTGCCGTGGCTGGCGCTGGCCGGGCTGTGCAGCGCCGCGTTCCTGTCCGAGTTCGCCGGCACCATGGGCGACAACACCAGCGCGCTGCCGGTGTTGGGCGCGCTGTTCGCCGCGCTGCACGCGCAACGCCGCCAGCAGGCCGCGGGGCAGGGCGTGGCGCTGGGCTGGTGGGCGCTGACCGGCGCCCTGCTCGGGCTGGCGATGGCCTGCAAGCTGACCAACGCCCTGTTCGCGCTGGCCCTGGGCGTGGCCGCGCTGGTTGCCGGCGGTCGCCCGCGGCAACGGATCGGCGGCGCCGCAGTGCTGACTACGGTGACGGTGCTCAGTTTCGCGCTGCTGGCCGGGCCGTGGCTGATGCGGGTGTGGCAGACTTTCGGCAATCCGCTGTTCCCGCAGTTCAACAGTCACTTCCTGGCGCCGCTGGCGCAGCCGGTGGCGGTCAGCGACACGCGCTGGTTGCCGAAGACGCTGTGGGAGTGGCTGACCTGGCCGCTGCAGTTCTCGTTGGCGCCGAACCGGGTCAGCGAGGTGCGCCTGCGGCAACTGGTGTGGCCGCTGCTATATCTGCTGGGCCTGGTGGCGTTTCTGCGCTGGGCGCTGCGGCGTCCGCGTGCCTCCGCGCCGGCGGAGGTGGTCGCGCCGGCGTGGCGCGCGGTGCTGGTGTTCGTGGTGGTCGCCTTCCTCGCCTGGCAGGCGGCCTTCAGCATCCAGCGCTACCTGGTGGTGCCGGAGCTACTGGCGCCGCTGCTGCTGTGGGTGGGGCTGCGGCGGCTGCTGCCGGCGCGCATCGCCGCGCCGGCGGCGCGTTGGACCCTGATCGCCTGTGCGGCCTTTGCGCTGTACGGCTGGGGCGAATGGGGGCACGAGCGCTGGGCGCGCGAGGCGTTCCGGGTGCAGGCGCCGCCGATGCCGCAACCCGAGCGCAGCCTGGTGCTGCTGGTCGGCGATGCACCGGAGTCCTGGCGCATTCCGTTCCTGCCCGGGCAGGCGGCGTACGCGTCGGTCGCCTCCAATTTCCCGGAAACGCCGGCCTACGCCACGCGGGTGCGCGAGATGCTGGCGGCGCGCGGGCAGGGCTACGCGATGCTGCCGGCGGAAGTGGATCGCAATGTCGAACGCCTGCAGCGGCTCAATGCGGTGGCCGCGCGCCTGGGCCTGGATCGCGGCCCCGATTGCGCGTTGATGCGGCGCCTGGCGCATCGCCCGGTGCGCGCCGGCGTGGAGGTGGATGCCGGTCGCTGTCGCTGGGTGCTGTTGCCGGAACGGGCCGTGGATGTCGCCGCCGCGGATCGCCAGACCCAGGCGCTGGCCGCACAGCAACTGGCGCGCTACGGCCTTGCGCTGCAGCCGGGGTCCTGTCGGATCTACCAATCCTGGGTCGGGCAGGCGCGCTTCCCGTATCAGTGGTGCCGGTTGCAGTGA
- a CDS encoding glycosyltransferase family 2 protein, which translates to MSSFPSDRPAAAPRIAVLVPCHNEAATIGRVVADFATHLPGAQVHVFDNNSSDATIARARAAGAVVREVALQGKGNVVRRLFADIEADVYVLVDGDATYDAAMAPALVERLLRDGLDMVVGARRSDEAAAYRAGHRTGNVLLTRCVGFLFGRSFDDMLSGYRVFSRRYVKSFPAHAAGFETETELAVHALQLRMPVAEVDTAYGARPEGSQSKLRTWHDGTRILLTILRLFKAERPLLFFSLGFGACVLLALALAVPLLLTYAQTGLVPRFPTAILCSALVLLGVLLLACGLILDTVTRGRIEAKRLAYLAIPAWPAADAQGAHHGDGA; encoded by the coding sequence ATGTCCAGTTTCCCCTCCGATCGCCCCGCGGCCGCGCCGCGGATCGCGGTGTTGGTGCCCTGCCACAACGAGGCGGCCACCATCGGCCGGGTCGTGGCCGATTTCGCCACGCATCTGCCGGGCGCGCAGGTCCATGTGTTCGACAACAATTCCAGCGACGCCACCATTGCCCGGGCGCGGGCGGCCGGCGCGGTGGTGCGCGAGGTCGCGCTGCAGGGCAAGGGCAATGTGGTGCGGCGCCTGTTCGCCGACATCGAGGCCGACGTCTACGTGCTGGTCGACGGCGATGCGACCTACGATGCGGCGATGGCGCCGGCGCTGGTCGAGCGGCTGCTGCGCGACGGGCTGGACATGGTGGTCGGCGCGCGCCGCAGCGACGAAGCGGCGGCGTACCGCGCCGGCCATCGCACCGGCAACGTGCTGCTGACCCGCTGCGTGGGTTTCCTGTTCGGTCGCAGCTTCGACGACATGCTGTCCGGCTACCGGGTGTTCTCGCGACGCTACGTGAAGTCGTTCCCCGCGCATGCCGCCGGCTTCGAGACCGAGACCGAACTGGCGGTGCACGCGCTGCAACTGCGCATGCCGGTGGCGGAAGTGGACACCGCCTACGGCGCGCGTCCGGAAGGATCGCAGAGCAAGCTGCGCACCTGGCACGACGGCACCCGCATCCTGTTGACCATCCTGCGCCTGTTCAAGGCCGAGCGGCCCTTGCTGTTCTTCTCGCTCGGCTTCGGCGCCTGCGTGCTGCTGGCGCTGGCGCTGGCGGTGCCGCTGTTGCTGACCTATGCGCAGACCGGCCTGGTGCCGCGGTTTCCCACCGCGATCCTGTGTTCGGCGCTGGTGTTGCTGGGTGTGCTGCTGCTGGCCTGCGGGCTGATCCTGGACACGGTCACGCGCGGCCGCATCGAGGCCAAGCGCCTGGCTTACCTGGCGATCCCTGCCTGGCCGGCGGCGGACGCGCAGGGTGCGCATCATGGAGACGGCGCATGA
- a CDS encoding glycosyltransferase family 39 protein, with protein sequence MQGEQRARSVFIVLWTLVTAAKLLVAARLPLFVDEAFYWQEGQHLALAYSDLPGLTAWLARLGVALGGDHLLALRAPFLLLGAAVPWLIARIATRWFGAVAGWRAGSLALLMPLSGTLGILALPDVPMALATILCIDASARLLRQTEALSAVELALGLVIGALSHYRFVGVIGVGAIALLLIPQGRRMLRDPQVWVALALGMVAWLPLLAWNADNGEAGLKFQLVDRHPWSFQPAGIAFLLIQLLLVTPLLAVAMTKVALMATRGGSSGTRVQWRYFGLLGGVSTLGIFLLGFFTDAERVSFHWPLPGYLALLIATPVILNGWSKPLRRATWLLAGLGLVGAFGYYLAVSVPAVREHTAGDKYYPRNFAGWRPLAGAVRRELASMPPGTQVLADNFKVGAELGFELRDPNIQVLPHPLNDKHGRSAQLQQWGLLSDGHRDGPRLLVLSPSDMKYRLLLQRYHAVCDLVGPLPPSRVVSSDHGSQRFLLFALPAQRASGPCTTPAMAWFNTPDVDASVGRRFDVSGWAFKDGVGIDRIEVLLDGKVAAQAHYGDVYDVTKFWKISTDPNHPNIGFRATVDASGLAPGTHWLGLRLHGRDGSVEDWWEQPIVLRPH encoded by the coding sequence ATGCAAGGGGAACAACGTGCACGCAGCGTCTTCATCGTGCTGTGGACGCTCGTCACCGCCGCCAAACTGCTGGTCGCCGCGCGCCTGCCGTTGTTCGTGGACGAGGCATTCTATTGGCAGGAAGGCCAGCATCTGGCGCTGGCCTACTCGGATCTGCCAGGGCTGACCGCGTGGCTAGCGCGGCTGGGCGTGGCGCTCGGCGGCGATCATCTGCTGGCGCTGCGTGCGCCGTTCCTGCTGCTGGGTGCGGCCGTGCCGTGGCTGATCGCACGCATCGCCACGCGCTGGTTCGGTGCGGTGGCGGGTTGGCGCGCCGGCAGCCTGGCCTTGCTGATGCCGTTGTCCGGCACCCTGGGCATCCTGGCGCTGCCGGACGTGCCGATGGCGCTGGCGACGATCCTGTGCATCGACGCCAGCGCGCGGCTGCTGCGCCAGACCGAGGCGCTGAGCGCGGTGGAGCTGGCGCTGGGCCTGGTCATCGGCGCGCTGAGCCATTACCGCTTCGTCGGCGTGATCGGCGTCGGCGCGATCGCGCTGCTGCTGATCCCGCAGGGCCGGCGCATGCTGCGCGATCCGCAGGTGTGGGTCGCGCTGGCGTTGGGCATGGTCGCCTGGCTGCCGCTGCTGGCCTGGAACGCGGACAATGGCGAGGCCGGTCTCAAGTTCCAGCTGGTCGACCGTCATCCCTGGAGTTTCCAGCCCGCCGGCATCGCCTTCCTGCTGATCCAGTTGCTGCTGGTCACGCCGCTGCTGGCGGTGGCGATGACCAAGGTGGCGCTGATGGCCACGCGCGGCGGCAGCAGCGGCACGCGCGTGCAGTGGCGGTATTTCGGCCTGCTCGGCGGGGTGTCCACGCTGGGCATCTTCCTGCTCGGGTTCTTCACCGACGCCGAGCGGGTCAGCTTCCACTGGCCGCTGCCGGGTTATCTGGCGCTGCTGATCGCCACGCCGGTGATCCTCAACGGCTGGAGCAAGCCGCTGCGCCGCGCCACCTGGCTGCTGGCCGGGCTGGGCCTGGTCGGTGCGTTCGGCTACTACCTGGCGGTGTCGGTGCCGGCGGTGCGCGAGCACACCGCCGGCGACAAGTACTACCCGCGCAACTTCGCCGGCTGGCGGCCGCTGGCCGGCGCGGTGCGGCGCGAACTGGCGAGCATGCCGCCCGGCACCCAGGTGCTGGCGGACAACTTCAAGGTCGGCGCCGAACTCGGCTTCGAACTGCGCGATCCCAACATCCAGGTGCTGCCGCATCCGTTGAACGACAAGCACGGGCGCAGCGCACAGCTGCAGCAGTGGGGTCTGCTCAGCGACGGCCACCGCGACGGTCCACGGCTGCTGGTGCTTTCGCCCAGCGACATGAAGTACCGGCTGCTGCTGCAGCGCTACCACGCGGTCTGCGACCTGGTCGGTCCGCTGCCGCCGTCGCGGGTGGTGTCCAGCGACCACGGCAGCCAGCGTTTCCTGCTGTTCGCGCTGCCGGCGCAGCGCGCGAGCGGGCCTTGCACCACGCCGGCGATGGCCTGGTTCAACACCCCGGACGTGGACGCCAGCGTCGGGCGTCGCTTCGACGTGTCCGGCTGGGCGTTCAAGGACGGGGTGGGGATCGACCGGATCGAGGTGCTGCTCGACGGCAAGGTCGCGGCGCAGGCGCACTACGGCGACGTGTACGACGTCACCAAGTTCTGGAAGATCTCCACGGATCCCAATCATCCGAACATCGGCTTCCGTGCCACCGTCGATGCCAGTGGCCTGGCACCGGGCACGCACTGGCTGGGCCTGCGCCTGCACGGCCGCGACGGCAGCGTCGAGGATTGGTGGGAACAACCGATCGTGCTGCGCCCGCACTGA
- a CDS encoding MoxR family ATPase: protein MPTPPRLPEMLTDTLREALTRAQQQVNALVLGKPQQVRMAFVALLSGGHLLIEDLPGLGKTTLAHALAASLGLGFQRVQFTSDLLPADVLGVSVYDAQSRQFQFHPGPVFTHVLLADEINRAPPRTQSALLEAMAEQQVTLDGTTHPLPSPFFVIATQNPVDLSGTFPLPDSQLDRFLLRLALGYPNAEAERALLSGSDRRDLIAQAQPLLGEADMATLRQGVEQIHASEALVGYVQALLARSRQHPGVRVGLSPRAGIALLRAAKAHALLLGRGHVLPEDVQALFVAVAEHRLVAEQESASGQALAKAILHSVAVD, encoded by the coding sequence ATGCCTACTCCGCCCCGCTTGCCGGAAATGCTAACCGATACGTTGCGCGAGGCGCTCACGCGCGCACAGCAGCAGGTCAACGCGCTGGTCCTGGGCAAGCCGCAACAGGTGCGCATGGCGTTTGTCGCCCTGCTGTCCGGCGGACATCTGTTGATCGAGGACCTCCCCGGCCTGGGCAAGACCACCCTGGCGCATGCGCTGGCCGCGAGCCTGGGGCTGGGCTTCCAGCGCGTGCAGTTCACCTCCGATCTGTTGCCGGCCGATGTGCTCGGCGTGTCGGTGTACGACGCGCAGTCGCGCCAGTTCCAGTTCCACCCCGGCCCGGTGTTCACCCACGTGCTGCTCGCCGACGAGATCAACCGCGCGCCGCCGCGCACGCAGAGCGCGCTGCTGGAAGCGATGGCCGAACAGCAGGTCACCCTCGACGGCACCACCCATCCGCTGCCCTCGCCGTTCTTCGTGATCGCCACGCAGAACCCGGTGGACCTGTCCGGCACGTTCCCGCTGCCCGACTCGCAACTGGACCGCTTCCTGCTGCGGCTGGCGCTGGGCTATCCCAACGCCGAGGCCGAACGCGCGCTGCTCAGCGGCAGCGACCGCCGCGACCTGATCGCACAGGCGCAGCCACTGCTCGGCGAGGCCGACATGGCCACGCTGCGCCAGGGCGTGGAGCAGATCCATGCCAGCGAGGCGCTGGTCGGCTACGTGCAGGCGCTGCTGGCGCGCAGCCGCCAGCATCCGGGCGTACGGGTGGGCCTGTCGCCGCGCGCCGGCATCGCCCTGCTGCGCGCGGCCAAGGCGCATGCGCTGCTGCTCGGCCGCGGCCATGTGCTGCCGGAGGACGTGCAGGCGCTGTTCGTGGCTGTGGCCGAGCACCGCCTGGTGGCCGAGCAGGAATCGGCGTCCGGCCAGGCCCTGGCCAAGGCGATCCTGCACAGCGTCGCGGTGGACTGA
- a CDS encoding DUF58 domain-containing protein: MPGGRRDWRQRLAQLAAPRAPEALPVQLDRRRIYILPTPFGGFLALLLAAMLLGALNYNNNPALLLAMLLGAAAMASAIAAHLQLSGLRLEALSAEPVAAGQPLRLRLALATADGRRRRGLRVRHGAAHTYLDLHRDDRNEADLEVPTERRGWLDLQRIQVSTTQPLGLLHAWAWFWPDTPLLVYPQPEADGPPLPAGAGTPTQTRLHALGEELHQLRPYRAGDAPRAIAWKHSARRDTLLVREYERPIGVDVVLDWRTLPALPHERRIARLARWVEEAERDGRRYRLLLPGQPALGPGRGPQHRHLCLRALALLPHD, translated from the coding sequence ATGCCGGGCGGGCGGCGCGACTGGCGGCAGCGACTGGCGCAGTTGGCCGCGCCGCGCGCGCCGGAAGCGCTGCCGGTGCAGTTGGACCGGCGCCGCATCTACATCCTGCCCACGCCGTTCGGCGGCTTCCTGGCGCTGCTGCTGGCGGCGATGCTGCTCGGCGCGCTGAACTACAACAACAACCCGGCGCTGCTGCTGGCGATGCTGCTCGGCGCGGCCGCAATGGCCAGCGCCATCGCCGCGCACCTGCAGTTGTCCGGGCTGCGGCTGGAAGCGCTGTCGGCCGAGCCGGTGGCGGCCGGGCAGCCGCTGCGTCTGCGGTTGGCGCTGGCCACCGCCGACGGGCGCCGACGGCGCGGCCTGCGCGTGCGCCACGGTGCCGCCCACACCTACCTGGACCTGCACCGCGACGACCGCAACGAGGCCGACCTGGAGGTGCCCACCGAGCGTCGCGGCTGGCTGGACCTGCAGCGTATCCAGGTCTCCACCACCCAGCCGCTGGGCCTGCTGCACGCCTGGGCCTGGTTCTGGCCGGACACCCCACTGCTGGTCTATCCGCAACCGGAAGCCGACGGCCCGCCGCTGCCTGCAGGCGCCGGCACCCCGACCCAGACCCGCCTGCACGCGCTCGGCGAGGAACTGCATCAGTTACGTCCCTACCGCGCCGGCGATGCGCCGCGGGCGATCGCCTGGAAGCACTCGGCGCGCCGCGACACCCTGCTGGTGCGCGAGTACGAACGCCCGATCGGCGTGGACGTGGTGCTGGACTGGCGCACGCTGCCGGCCTTGCCGCACGAACGCCGCATCGCGCGGCTGGCGCGCTGGGTCGAGGAAGCCGAGCGCGACGGCCGCCGCTACCGCCTGCTGCTGCCGGGGCAACCGGCGCTGGGGCCGGGCCGCGGCCCGCAGCACCGGCATCTGTGCCTGCGCGCGCTGGCGCTGCTGCCGCATGACTGA
- a CDS encoding DUF3488 and transglutaminase-like domain-containing protein has translation MTEPRSPALHAASRAWALGAALLALLPLLLQLPATLAWLIALSALLIGASSAWRPLPALLRLALVAVMLAALYWQVGLRFGRDTGCALLAAMLAIKPSELKSLRDARSLLGFALFAPFAAFLLDQGPVTMALGLAAVIAALLCMQRLADQEGHSTQRPLRGQLRGVGRLLALGLPLALAAFWLFPRLGSPLWGVPERALGRPGLSDTMSPGQWLDLLADDTPALRVQFFGPVPAPAQRYWRGPVLWDFDGRTWRAQRDNAFAPAPPIQLAPGGWDYQLEVEPTDRRQLVALDLPRQAPAGTRLTADAVLQTERPLSALTRWRLRSALPQRVEADLAPAQRQRALALPPGYNPRTLALARQWRQQAGADDAAIVARALQWIRRDFAYTLETPLPGRDGVDEFLFQQKAGFCQHFSSAFVVLMRGAGIPARVVTGYAGGTRNAFGDYWVVRRMDAHAWAEVWLPQRGWVRVDPTAAVAPERIYDTLEDRLGSDAGAQGGAADWRWRDLADWARRGWNDLVLSFDASRQQRLLSQFGVPKLDPGQLVALFAGFAALLLGAMAWWLARGERERDPLLRAWRALGRRYARRGLGRDPHEPALAWAARVQRETGDASLIPLSRRFADARYAGADSDSASLLRDLRRHRPPTGASR, from the coding sequence ATGACTGAGCCACGCTCGCCCGCACTGCACGCCGCCAGCCGCGCCTGGGCGCTTGGCGCGGCGCTGCTGGCCTTGCTGCCGCTGCTGCTGCAGTTGCCCGCGACGTTGGCCTGGCTGATCGCGCTGTCCGCGCTGCTGATCGGCGCCAGTTCGGCGTGGCGGCCGCTGCCGGCGCTGCTGCGCCTGGCCCTGGTCGCGGTCATGCTCGCGGCGCTGTACTGGCAGGTCGGCCTGCGCTTCGGCCGCGATACCGGCTGCGCGCTGCTGGCGGCGATGCTGGCGATCAAGCCCTCGGAACTGAAGAGCCTGCGCGATGCGCGCAGCCTGCTCGGCTTCGCCCTGTTCGCCCCGTTCGCCGCCTTCCTGCTCGACCAGGGGCCGGTGACGATGGCGCTGGGGCTGGCCGCGGTGATCGCGGCCCTGCTGTGCATGCAGCGCCTGGCCGACCAGGAAGGGCACAGCACGCAGCGCCCGCTGCGCGGGCAACTGCGCGGCGTCGGCCGCCTGCTGGCGCTGGGCCTGCCGCTGGCGCTGGCCGCGTTCTGGCTATTCCCGCGCCTGGGCTCGCCGCTGTGGGGCGTGCCGGAACGCGCGCTGGGCCGACCCGGCCTGTCGGACACGATGAGTCCGGGGCAGTGGCTGGACCTGTTGGCCGACGACACCCCGGCGTTGCGTGTGCAGTTCTTCGGCCCGGTGCCGGCGCCGGCGCAGCGCTACTGGCGCGGCCCGGTGCTATGGGATTTCGACGGCCGCACCTGGCGTGCGCAGCGCGACAACGCCTTCGCGCCGGCACCGCCGATCCAGCTCGCACCCGGCGGCTGGGACTATCAGCTCGAGGTGGAACCGACCGACCGCCGGCAACTGGTCGCCCTGGATCTGCCGCGGCAGGCACCGGCCGGCACCCGGCTGACGGCCGACGCCGTGCTGCAGACCGAACGCCCGCTCAGCGCGCTGACCCGCTGGCGGCTGCGGTCGGCGCTGCCGCAACGGGTGGAGGCCGATCTCGCGCCGGCGCAACGGCAGCGCGCGCTGGCGTTGCCGCCCGGCTACAACCCGCGCACCCTGGCGCTGGCCCGGCAGTGGCGGCAGCAGGCCGGCGCCGACGATGCGGCGATCGTCGCCCGCGCCCTGCAATGGATCCGCCGCGACTTCGCCTACACCCTGGAGACGCCGCTGCCCGGCCGCGACGGCGTGGACGAGTTCCTGTTCCAGCAGAAGGCCGGGTTCTGCCAGCACTTCAGTTCGGCGTTCGTGGTGCTGATGCGCGGCGCCGGCATTCCTGCGCGCGTGGTCACCGGCTATGCCGGCGGCACCCGCAATGCGTTCGGCGACTACTGGGTGGTGCGGCGCATGGACGCGCACGCCTGGGCCGAGGTGTGGCTGCCGCAACGCGGCTGGGTGCGGGTGGACCCGACCGCGGCGGTGGCGCCGGAACGCATCTACGACACCCTGGAGGACCGCCTGGGCAGCGATGCCGGCGCGCAGGGCGGCGCCGCAGACTGGCGCTGGCGCGACCTCGCCGACTGGGCGCGGCGCGGCTGGAACGACCTGGTGCTGTCCTTCGACGCCAGCCGCCAGCAGCGCCTGCTCAGCCAATTCGGCGTACCGAAGTTGGATCCCGGCCAACTGGTGGCCCTGTTCGCCGGGTTCGCGGCGCTGCTGCTGGGTGCGATGGCCTGGTGGCTGGCGCGCGGCGAGCGCGAACGCGATCCGCTGCTGCGGGCCTGGCGGGCGCTGGGCCGGCGCTACGCCCGGCGCGGGCTGGGCCGCGACCCGCACGAACCGGCCCTGGCCTGGGCCGCTCGCGTACAGCGAGAAACCGGCGATGCGAGCCTGATTCCGCTCAGCCGGCGTTTCGCCGATGCGCGCTACGCTGGCGCTGATTCGGACAGCGCTTCATTGTTGCGCGACCTGCGCAGGCACCGTCCGCCCACTGGAGCATCCCGATGA
- a CDS encoding Slp family lipoprotein yields MKIRLLFPVIAALALGACATAPKPLQGQFAPVSPRDSVAGHQAGAPVRWGGKIIKTTPGQGQTCFQMLSRPLNASGRPDSDAADASDGRFIACRAGFYDPAVFEPGREVTFIGHVSGYDNTRIGEYDYRLPKMDADVVYLWPVVRQVEVVPAYPYGPWGGPWGPWGPRWGWW; encoded by the coding sequence ATGAAGATTCGCCTGCTGTTCCCCGTGATCGCTGCGTTGGCGCTCGGCGCCTGCGCCACCGCCCCCAAGCCGCTGCAGGGCCAGTTCGCGCCCGTCAGCCCGCGCGACTCGGTCGCCGGCCATCAGGCCGGCGCGCCGGTGCGCTGGGGCGGCAAGATCATCAAGACCACGCCCGGCCAGGGCCAGACCTGCTTCCAGATGCTGTCGCGCCCGCTCAACGCCAGCGGCCGTCCGGACAGCGATGCCGCCGACGCCAGCGATGGCCGCTTCATCGCCTGCCGCGCCGGCTTCTACGACCCGGCGGTGTTCGAACCCGGCCGCGAAGTGACCTTCATCGGCCACGTGTCCGGCTACGACAACACCCGCATCGGCGAGTACGACTACCGCCTGCCGAAGATGGACGCGGACGTGGTGTACCTGTGGCCGGTGGTGCGCCAGGTCGAAGTGGTGCCCGCCTATCCGTACGGCCCCTGGGGCGGCCCGTGGGGTCCGTGGGGCCCGCGCTGGGGCTGGTGGTAA
- a CDS encoding histidine triad nucleotide-binding protein, with amino-acid sequence MDTIFGKIIRREIPASIVYEDDAVLGFKDIAPQAPVHVLFIPKQVEIPTLDDLAPEQATLVGRLVLAAASYAREQGLAQDGYRVVINCREHAGQTVFHLHLHLLAGAPLGRFGTP; translated from the coding sequence ATGGACACCATCTTCGGCAAGATCATCCGTCGCGAAATTCCGGCCAGCATCGTCTACGAGGACGACGCCGTGCTCGGCTTCAAGGACATCGCGCCGCAGGCGCCGGTGCATGTGCTCTTCATTCCCAAGCAGGTGGAGATTCCGACCCTGGACGACCTGGCGCCGGAGCAGGCGACCCTGGTCGGCCGGCTGGTGCTGGCCGCGGCCAGCTACGCGCGCGAGCAGGGCCTGGCCCAGGACGGCTACCGGGTGGTGATCAACTGCCGCGAGCACGCCGGGCAGACCGTGTTCCATCTGCACCTGCATCTGCTCGCCGGTGCGCCGCTGGGGCGCTTCGGTACGCCCTGA
- the recR gene encoding recombination mediator RecR, protein MSSPLLEQLIDAFRVLPGVGQKTAQRMAYHVLEREREGGQRLAERLHEAIERIGHCAQCRDFSETELCAICASPARDRQQLCAVESPADRLAIEHATGYRGLYFILQGRLSPLDGIGPRELGLDRLGARLAQGEVAELIIATNSTVEGEATAHYLAQLARQHGVRPSRLAQGLPLGGELEYVDRGTLSHAFGSRSEVPRTGTGE, encoded by the coding sequence ATGAGCTCGCCGCTGCTCGAACAACTGATCGATGCGTTCCGCGTGTTGCCTGGCGTCGGCCAGAAGACTGCGCAGCGCATGGCGTATCACGTGCTCGAGCGCGAGCGCGAGGGTGGGCAGCGTCTGGCCGAGCGGTTGCACGAGGCGATCGAGCGCATCGGTCATTGCGCGCAATGCCGCGATTTCAGCGAGACCGAGCTCTGCGCGATCTGCGCCAGTCCCGCGCGCGACCGCCAGCAGCTGTGCGCGGTGGAGTCGCCGGCCGACCGGCTGGCGATCGAGCACGCCACCGGCTACCGCGGGCTGTACTTCATCCTGCAGGGCCGGCTGTCGCCGCTGGACGGCATCGGCCCGCGCGAACTGGGCCTGGACCGGCTCGGCGCGCGGCTGGCGCAGGGCGAGGTGGCCGAGCTGATCATCGCCACCAATTCCACCGTCGAAGGTGAGGCCACCGCGCATTACCTGGCGCAACTGGCGCGTCAGCATGGCGTGCGGCCGAGCCGGTTGGCGCAGGGCCTGCCGCTCGGCGGCGAGCTGGAGTACGTGGATCGCGGCACGCTGTCGCACGCCTTCGGCAGCCGCAGCGAAGTGCCGCGCACCGGCACCGGCGAATAA
- a CDS encoding YbaB/EbfC family nucleoid-associated protein: MRGNIAQLMQQAQKMQENLQRAQEELAKLEVTGSAGGGMVNVTLTGAKECRKVRIDPSILADQEMAEDLIAAAFNDASNKIDAESKARMGAATAGMPIPPGMKLPF, translated from the coding sequence ATGCGCGGCAATATCGCCCAACTGATGCAACAGGCGCAGAAGATGCAGGAAAACCTGCAGCGCGCCCAGGAAGAACTGGCCAAGCTGGAAGTCACCGGCAGCGCCGGCGGCGGCATGGTCAACGTGACCCTGACCGGCGCCAAGGAGTGCCGCAAGGTGCGGATCGATCCGAGCATCCTGGCCGACCAGGAAATGGCCGAGGACCTGATCGCCGCCGCGTTCAACGACGCCTCCAACAAGATCGATGCCGAATCCAAGGCGCGCATGGGCGCGGCCACCGCCGGCATGCCGATCCCGCCGGGCATGAAGCTGCCGTTCTGA